DNA from Haloferax volcanii DS2:
ATTCCCGACGACCCGGATATCACCGTCCAAAACATCGTTTCGAGCGCCGACCTCGGGGCGGCGCTCAACCTGAACGCGTTGGCTATCGGCCTCGGTCTCGAAGCCGTCGAGTACGAACCCGAGCAGTTCCCCGGACTCGTCTACCGCCTCGACGAACCGAGCGTCGTCGTCCTCATGTTCGGGAGCGGGAAAATCGTGATTACGGGGGTGAAGCGGGTTGGCGACGCCGAAACAGCCCTCGAAACCGTCGACGATGACGTTCGCGAACTCGGACTACTCGGGTGAGCACTCGTCGGGTACTCGGTCGGCGGTGAGCGACGGGGTGTTGTCCGACGTGTTGGCGTGGTTGGGAGGTTGTGAACTGGAAGTCGGCAGACCGGTCACGGATTCGTTGTTCGTTGTTTGTTGTTGGATTTTGTGCTGCTTTGTTATTTTGTTGTTGTTATTATTTTGTTGCTGTTGTTTTATTGTTTTTTGTTGTGTTGAGTAGTAGAACTAG
Protein-coding regions in this window:
- a CDS encoding TATA-box-binding protein, which produces MSQVNAIGSIEIQNVVASTEVPVELDLERLSLDMNGTDYDPENFPGLVYRTRNPKSACLVFRSGKVVCTGADSVDDVSTAIETLFDEFTELGIPIPDDPDITVQNIVSSADLGAALNLNALAIGLGLEAVEYEPEQFPGLVYRLDEPSVVVLMFGSGKIVITGVKRVGDAETALETVDDDVRELGLLG